Proteins encoded in a region of the Cygnus olor isolate bCygOlo1 chromosome 4, bCygOlo1.pri.v2, whole genome shotgun sequence genome:
- the VPS16 gene encoding vacuolar protein sorting-associated protein 16 homolog — MDCYTANWNPLGEEAFYRKSELYAMEWGLREELRDCLVAAAPYGGPIALLRNSARREKSPGARPLLDTFSASGLLLASIPWKSGQVVQLGWTASEDLLCIQEDGTVLIYNLFCEFKRHFSMGNEVLQNHVLEAKVFHTEYGTGVAILTGAHRFSLATNIDDLKLRRMPEVPGLQKPPSCWAVLSQDRVTIVLLAVGQDLYLLDNTSCSVVAPPGMSPSAGAYLQMAVSFNYRCLALFTDTGYIWMGLASLKEKLCEFNSSIRSPPKQMVWCMRPRSRQRAVVMAWDRQLMVVGNSTECIRFVLDEDSYLVPELDGVRILSRTSHEFLHEIPEASQEIFKIASMAPGALLLEAQKEYEKESQKADEYLREIKDQKLLPEAVSQCIEAAGYEHEPETQKSLLRAASFGKCFIDKFPPESFVRMCQDLRVLNAIRDYQIGIPLTFTQYKRLTIEVLLDRLVLRRLYPLAIRICEYLRLSEIQGVSRILAHWACYKVQQKDKSDEEVAYAINQKLGDTPGISYSEIAARAYDCGRTELAIKLLEYEPRSGEQVPLLLKMKRSKLALSKAIESGDTDLVYTVVLHLKNELNRGTFFMTLQNQPVALSLYRQFCKHQERETLKDLYNQDDNHQELGNFHVHSSYSEKRIEGRVGALQNAVDEYYKAKNEFAAKATEDQIKLLRLQRHLQEDFDKPYLDLSLHDTVSTLILDGHHKKAEQLYRDFKIPDKRYWWLKINALATRGDWEEMEKFSKSKKSPIGYLPFVEIAVKHHNRYEAKKYAPRVTPEQRVKAFILVGDLDQAADAAIEHKSEVEMNFVLSKCTPSTDASVVEKLNRARAQLLKK; from the exons ATGGACTGCTACACGGCCAACTGGAACCCGCTGGGCGAGGAGGCCTTCTACCG CAAGTCGGAGCTGTACGCCATGGAGTGGGGCCTGAGGGAGGAGCTGCGGGACTGCCTGGTGGCGGCCGCCCCGTACGGGGGGCCCATAG CTCTGCTCCGGAACTCCGCCCGGAGGGAGAAGTCGCCCGGCGCCCGCCCGCTGCTGGACACGTTCTCGGCCTCGGGGCTGCTCCTCGCCAGCATCCCG TGGAAGAGCGGCCAGGTGGTGCAGCTGGGCTGGACGGCCAGCGAGGACCTGCTGTGCATCCAAGAGGACGGCACGGTGCTCATCTACAACCTCTTCTGCGAGTTCAAGCGCCACTTCAGCATGGGCAAC GAGGTGCTGCAGAACCACGTGCTGGAGGCGAAAGTCTTCCACACGGAGTACGGCACCGGCGTGGCCATCCTCACCGGGGCGCACCGCTTCTCGCTGGCCACCAACATCGACGACCTGAAGCTGCGCAGGATGCCCGAGGTCCCAG GTCTGCAGAAGCCCCCCTCCTGCTGGGCCGTGCTGTCCCAGGACAGAGTGACCATCGTCTTGCTGGCGGTCGGCCAGGACCTGTACCTGCTGGACAACACCTCCTGCTCCGTGGTG GCCCCCCCCGGCATGAGCCCCTCTGCCGGTGCCTACCTGCAGATGGCCGTGTCCTTCAACTACCGCTGCCTGGCGCTCTTCACCGACACCGGCTACATCTGGATGGGGCTGGCCTCGCTGAAG GAGAAGCTCTGCGAGTTCAACAGCAGCATCCGATCGCCGCCCAAGCAGATGGTTTG GTGCATGCGTCCCCGCAGCCGGCAGCGCGCCGTGGTGATGGCATGGGACCGGCAGCTGATGGTGGTCGGGAACTCCACGGAGTGCATCCG ATTTGTCCTGGATGAGGACTCCTACCTGGTGCCAGAACTGGATGGGGTCCGGATCTTGTCCCGCACCTCCCACGAGTTCCTGCATGAGATCCCAG AGGCCAGCCAAGAGATCTTCAAAATCGCCTCCATGGCACCAGGGGCTCTCCTGTTAGAGGCGCAGAAGGAGTACGAG AAGGAGAGCCAGAAGGCAGACGAGTACCTGCGGGAGATCAAGGACCAGAAGCTGCTCCCGGAGGCGGTGAGCCAGTGCATCGAGGCGGCTGGCTACGAGCACGAGCCGGAGACTCAGAAGTCCCTTTTGCGG GCAGCCTCCTTTGGGAAGTGCTTCATCGACAAGTTCCCTCCGGAGAGCTTTGTGCGCATGTGCCAGGACCTGCGGGTGCTCAACGCCATCCGGGACTACCAGATCGGCATCCCCCTCACCTTCACCCA ATACAAGCGGCTCACCATCGAGGTCCTGCTGGACAG GCTGGTCCTGCGGCGCCTCTACCCCCTGGCCATCAGGATCTGCGAGTACCTGCGCCTCTCGGAGATCCAGGGCGTCAGCCGCATCCTGGCCCACTGGGCCTGCTACAAG GTGCAGCAGAAGGACAAGTCCGACGAGGAGGTGGCCTACGCCATCAACCAGAAGCTGGGGGACACGCCGGGCATCTCCTACTCCGAGATCGCCGCCCGGGCTTACGACTGCGGCCGGACGGAGCTGGCCATCAAG CTGCTGGAGTATGAGCCGCGCTCCGGGGAGCAGGTCCCGCTGCTGCTGAAGATGAAGCGGAGCAAGCTGGCCCTGAGCAAGGCCATCGAGAGTGGGGACACGGACCTGG TCTACACGGTTGTGCTCCACCTGAAGAACGAGCTGAATCGCGGCACCTTCTTCATGACGCTGCAGAACCAGCCGGTGGCCCTGAGCCTCTACCGCCAG TTCTGCAAGCACCAGGAGCGGGAGACGCTGAAGGACCTGTACAACCAGGACGACAATCACCAGGAGCTCGGCAACTTCCACGTCCACTCCAGCTACTCGGAGAAG CGCATCGAAGGGCGAGTAGGAGCCCTGCAGAACGCTGTGGACGAGTACTACAAGGCCAAGAACGAGTTTGCTGCCAAG GCCACAGAGGATCAGATCAAGCTCCTGCGGCTCCAGCGGCACCTCCAGGAGGACTTCGACAAGCCCTACCTCGACCTCTCGCTGCATGACACCGTCTCCACCCTGATCCTGGACGGCCACCACAAGAAGGCCGAGCAGCTCTACCGGGACTTCAAGATCCCCGACAAGCG CTACTGGTGGCTGAAGATCAACGCCCTGGCCACGCGCGGAGActgggaggagatggagaagtTCTCCAAGAGCAAGAAGTCGCCCATCGGCTACCTG CCCTTCGTGGAGATCGCTGTGAAGCACCACAACCGCTACGAGGCCAAGAAGTACGCGCCCCGCGTGACGCCCGAGCAGCGGGTCAAGGCCTTCATCCTCGTGGG GGACCTGGACCAGGCGGCCGACGCTGCCATCGAGCACAAGAGCGAGGTGGAGATGAACTTCGTCCTGTCCAAGTGCACCCCCAGCACGGACGCCAGCGTGGTGGAGAAGCTGAACCGGGCCCGGGCCCAGCTCCTGAAGAAGTga
- the IDH3B gene encoding isocitrate dehydrogenase [NAD] subunit beta, mitochondrial isoform X2: MAALSAGRAAAGGLLRVPQGFLRARSLGAWRALSTPAALRDTPRGKSENAKPEGTFQVTMLPGDGVGPELMHAVKEVFKAASVPVVFDEHHLSEVQNMASEEKLDQVVDSMKESKVALIGKIHTPMEYKGELASYDMRLRRKLDLFANVVHVKSLPGYKTRHNNLDLVIIREQTEGEYSSLEHESAKGVIECLKIITRAKSQRIAKFAFDFATKKGRSKVTAVHKANIMKLGDGLFLQCCEEVAELYPKIKFDTMIIDNCCMQLVQNPYQFDVLVMPNLYGNIIDNLAAGLVGGAGVVPGESYSAEYAVFEMGARHPFAQAVGRNIANPTAMLLSAANMLRHLNLEFHSNLIADAVKKVIKVGKVRTADMGGYATSLDFTQAVIAALDV; this comes from the exons ATGGCGGCGCTcagcgcggggcgggcggcggccggg ggcctcCTGCGCGTCCCCCAGGGCTTCCTGCGTGCCCGCAGCCTCGGCGCCTGGCGGGCCCTGAGCACCCCCGCCGCCCTCCGGGACACCCCGCGGGGCAAG tcAGAAAACGCCAAGCCGGAGGGCACCTTCCAGGTCACCATGCTGCCCGGGGACGGCGTGGGCCCGGAGCTCATGCACGCCGTCAAGGAGGTGTTCAAG gctgccagcgTGCCGGTGGTCTTCGACGAGCACCACCTGAGCGAGGTGCAGAACATGGCGTCGGAGGAGAAGCTGGATCAGGTGGTGGACTccatgaaggaaagcaaagtggCCCTCATAG GCAAGATCCACACCCCCATGGAGTACAAGGGCGAGCTGGCTTCCTACGACATGAGACTCAG GCGCAAATTAGACTTGTTTGCAAATGTCGTCCACGTGAAGAGCTTGCCAGGCTATAAAACACGCCACAACAACCTGGACCTCGTGATCATTCGTGAGCAGACGGAGGGGGAGTACAGCTCGCTGGAGCACGAG AGCGCAAAGGGGGTCATCGAGTGCCTGAAGATCATCACCCGGGCCAAGTCGCAGCGCATTGCCAAGTTCGCCTTTGACTTCGCCACCAAAAAAGGGCGCTCTAAGGTCACGGCCGTGCACAAAGCCAACATCAT GAAATTAGGCGACGGGCTgttcctgcagtgctgtgaggAAGTGGCAGAACTGTACCCCAAGATCAAGTTTGACACCATGATAATTGACAACTGCTGCATGCAG CTGGTGCAGAACCCTTACCAGTTCGATGTCCTGGTCATGCCAAACCTCTACGGGAACATCATCGACAATCTGGCGGCTGGCTTGGTGGGCGGTGCCGGCGTGGTGCCCGGGGAGAGCTACAGCGCCGAGTACGCCGTCTTCGAGATG ggcGCCCGGCACCCCTTTGCCCAGGCCGTGGGCAGGAACATCGCCAATCCCACTGCCATGCTGCTCTCGGCCGCCAACATGCTGCGGCACCTCAA CTTGGAATTTCACTCCAACTTGATTGCGGACGCGGTGAAGAAGGTGATCAAAGTCGGAAAA GTGCGCACAGCGGACATGGGTGGATACGCCACGTCCCTGGACTTCACCCAAGCGGTGATAGCAGCCCTGGATGTCTAG
- the NOP56 gene encoding nucleolar protein 56 → MVLLHVLFEHAAGYALFAVREVEEISLLLPQVEESVLTLGKFHNVVKLIAFAPFKSAQSALENINAVSEGILHEDLRLLLETSMPAKKKKALLGVADAKIGAAILEELGYQCQTGGVVAEILRGIRLHFHALVKGLTAQSASKAQLGLGHSYSRAKVKFNVNRVDNMIIQSISLLDQLDKDINTFSMRVREWYGYHFPELIKIVSENYTYCRLAKFIGNRKELSEESLEGLEEIVMDSAKAQAILEASRSSMGMDISPIDLINIESFSSRVISLSEYRKGLQEYLRSKMSQVAPSLSALIGEVVGARLISHAGSLTNLAKYPASTVQILGAEKALFRALKTRGNTPKYGLIFHSTFIGRAAAKNKGRISRYLANKCTIASRIDCFSEVPTSVFGDKLREQVEERLAFYETGEPPRKNLEVMKEAMVEANEVVAEVKRKQEKKEKKKKKREKRRLEALAAAAEEMENSVLEAEENDIEPIKKKKKKKEQEPLSEPEENGLEEDALPKKKRKLTGEAAQLEKKKKKAAKDLEED, encoded by the exons atG GTGCTGCTGCACGTGCTGTTCGAGCATGCGGCCGGGTACGCGCTGTTCGCCGTGCGCGAGGTGGAGGAgatcagcctgctgctgccgcag GTGGAGGAGAGCGTCCTCACCCTCGGCAAGTTCCACAACGTGGTGAAGCTGATCGCCTTCGCGCCCTTCAAGTCGGCGCAGAGCGCGCTGGAGAACATCAACGCCGTCTCCGAGG GGATCCTGCACGAGGACCTCCGCCTGCTGCTGGAGACCTCGATGCCCGCCAAGAAGAAGAAGGCGCTGCTGGGAGTCGCCGACGCCAAGATCGGGGCCGCCatcctggaggagctgggctaCCAGTGCCAGACCGGGGGGGTCGTGGCTGAGATCCTGCGGG GGATCCGCCTGCACTTCCACGCGCTGGTGAAGGGCCTCACCGCCCAGTCGGCCTCCAAGGCGCAGCTGGGCCTCGGCCACAGCTACTCCCGGGCCAAGGTGAAGTTCAACGTGAACCGCGTGGACAACATGATCATCCAGTCCATCAGCCTCCTGGACCAGCTGGACAAGGACATCAACACCTTCTCCATGCGTGTTCG GGAGTGGTACGGGTACCACTTCCCCGAGCTGATCAAGATCGTCTCCGAGAACTACACCTACTGCCGGCTGGCCAAGTTCATCGGGAACCGCAAGGAGCTGAGCGAGGAGAGCctggaggggctggaggagatCGTCATGGACAGCGCCAAAGCTCAGGCCATTCTGGAAGCTTCCCGCTCGTCCATGG GCATGGACATCTCTCCCATCGACCTCATCAACATCGAGAGCTTCTCCAGCCGCGTGATCTCGCTGTCCGAGTACCGCAAGGGCCTGCAGGAGTACCTGCGCTCCAAGATGAGCCAGGTGGCTCCGAGCCTCTCGGCTCTCATCGGGGAGGTG GTGGGCGCCCGCCTCATCTCGCACGCCGGCAGCCTGACCAACCTGGCCAAGTACCCGGCGTCAACGGTGCAGATCCTGGGGGCCGAGAAAGCCCTCTTCAG GGCTCTGAAGACGCGGGGGAACACCCCCAAGTACGGGCTCATCTTCCACTCCACCTTCATCGGGCGAGCAGCCGCCAAGAACAAGGGGCGCATCTCCCGCTACCTGGCCAACAAGTGCACCATCGCCTCCCGCATCGACTGCTTCTCAG aggtCCCCACCAGCGTCTTTGGGGACAAGCTGCGGGAGCAGGTGGAGGAGCGGCTCGCCTTCTATGAGACCGGGGAGCCGCCCCGCAAGAACCTGGAGGTCATGAAGGAGGCCATGGTGGAG GCGAATGAGGTGGTGGCTGAGGTCAAGAGGAagcaggagaagaaggagaaaaaaaagaagaagcgGGAGAAGCGGCGGCTGGaggctctggctgcagctgcagaggagatggagaactcggtgctggaggcagag GAAAACGACATAGAGcccattaaaaagaagaagaagaagaaggagcaGGAGCCCCTCTCAGAGCCCGAGGAGAACGGGCTAGAGGAAGACGCCTTGcccaagaagaaaaggaaactgaCGGGAGAGGCTGCCCAgctggagaagaagaagaagaaggcgGCCAAGGACTTGGAGGAGGACtag
- the IDH3B gene encoding isocitrate dehydrogenase [NAD] subunit beta, mitochondrial isoform X3 codes for MAALSAGRAAAGGFLRARSLGAWRALSTPAALRDTPRGKSENAKPEGTFQVTMLPGDGVGPELMHAVKEVFKAASVPVVFDEHHLSEVQNMASEEKLDQVVDSMKESKVALIGKIHTPMEYKGELASYDMRLRRKLDLFANVVHVKSLPGYKTRHNNLDLVIIREQTEGEYSSLEHESAKGVIECLKIITRAKSQRIAKFAFDFATKKGRSKVTAVHKANIMKLGDGLFLQCCEEVAELYPKIKFDTMIIDNCCMQLVQNPYQFDVLVMPNLYGNIIDNLAAGLVGGAGVVPGESYSAEYAVFEMGARHPFAQAVGRNIANPTAMLLSAANMLRHLNLEFHSNLIADAVKKVIKVGKVRTRDLGGYCTTSDFVKSVIDNLHPHYGA; via the exons ATGGCGGCGCTcagcgcggggcgggcggcggccggg GGCTTCCTGCGTGCCCGCAGCCTCGGCGCCTGGCGGGCCCTGAGCACCCCCGCCGCCCTCCGGGACACCCCGCGGGGCAAG tcAGAAAACGCCAAGCCGGAGGGCACCTTCCAGGTCACCATGCTGCCCGGGGACGGCGTGGGCCCGGAGCTCATGCACGCCGTCAAGGAGGTGTTCAAG gctgccagcgTGCCGGTGGTCTTCGACGAGCACCACCTGAGCGAGGTGCAGAACATGGCGTCGGAGGAGAAGCTGGATCAGGTGGTGGACTccatgaaggaaagcaaagtggCCCTCATAG GCAAGATCCACACCCCCATGGAGTACAAGGGCGAGCTGGCTTCCTACGACATGAGACTCAG GCGCAAATTAGACTTGTTTGCAAATGTCGTCCACGTGAAGAGCTTGCCAGGCTATAAAACACGCCACAACAACCTGGACCTCGTGATCATTCGTGAGCAGACGGAGGGGGAGTACAGCTCGCTGGAGCACGAG AGCGCAAAGGGGGTCATCGAGTGCCTGAAGATCATCACCCGGGCCAAGTCGCAGCGCATTGCCAAGTTCGCCTTTGACTTCGCCACCAAAAAAGGGCGCTCTAAGGTCACGGCCGTGCACAAAGCCAACATCAT GAAATTAGGCGACGGGCTgttcctgcagtgctgtgaggAAGTGGCAGAACTGTACCCCAAGATCAAGTTTGACACCATGATAATTGACAACTGCTGCATGCAG CTGGTGCAGAACCCTTACCAGTTCGATGTCCTGGTCATGCCAAACCTCTACGGGAACATCATCGACAATCTGGCGGCTGGCTTGGTGGGCGGTGCCGGCGTGGTGCCCGGGGAGAGCTACAGCGCCGAGTACGCCGTCTTCGAGATG ggcGCCCGGCACCCCTTTGCCCAGGCCGTGGGCAGGAACATCGCCAATCCCACTGCCATGCTGCTCTCGGCCGCCAACATGCTGCGGCACCTCAA CTTGGAATTTCACTCCAACTTGATTGCGGACGCGGTGAAGAAGGTGATCAAAGTCGGAAAA GTTCGGACACGGGACTTGGGCGGTTACTGCACCACTTCTGACTTCGTCAAGTCTGTGATTGACAACCTGCACCCCCACTATGGGGCCTAG
- the NAT8 gene encoding N-acetyltransferase 8, protein MAPYRIRQYRDQDYDAVRSLFARGIIEHAPAVYRHVLRSARMQLALLALFTVVRAAAGCWLLALGAAALALAAAWPLLRSFSTSYVHQALHTDLLDIRATYMRAPDSCFWVAEAGGAVVGMVAVAPPQDPSQRGVALELKRMSVSKDYRGRGISKALCREVLRFAQARGYGAVVLYTSVVQVVAQRLYEGQGFRKVGTSSPSLLASLLCFQIFQYRCDLPGRPPSPAPPR, encoded by the coding sequence ATGGCGCCCTACCGCATCCGGCAGTACCGGGACCAGGACTACGACGCCGTGCGGTCCCTCTTTGCCCGCGGCATCATTGAGCACGCGCCGGCCGTGTACCGGCATGTCCTGCGCTCGGCGCGGatgcagctggctctgctcgCCCTCTTCACCGTGGTGCGGGCGGCCGccggctgctggctgctggcactggGGGCCGCGGCGCTGGCACTGGCGGCCGCCTGGCCCCTGCTCCGCTCCTTCAGCACGTCCTACGTGCACCAGGCGCTGCACACCGACCTCCTCGACATCCGCGCCACCTACATGCGGGCGCCCGACTCCTGCTTCTGGGTGGCGGAGGCCGGGGGGGCCGTGGTGGGCATGGTGGCCGTGGCACCGCCGCAGGACCCGTCCCAGAGAGGGGTGGCCCTGGAGCTGAAGCGCATGTCGGTCAGCAAGGACTACCGGGGCCGGGGCATCTCCAAAGCGCTCTGCAGGGAGGTGCTGCGCTTCGCCCAGGCGCGGGGCTACGGGGCGGTCGTGCTCTACACCTCCGTGGTGCAGGTGGTGGCCCAGCGGCTCTACGAGGGCCAGGGCTTCAGGAAGGTGGGCACCTCCAGCCCCTCGCTGCTCGCCAGCCTCCTCTGCTTCCAGATCTTCCAGTACCGCTGCGACCTGCCCGGCCGCCCTCCgtccccggccccgccgcgctaG
- the IDH3B gene encoding isocitrate dehydrogenase [NAD] subunit beta, mitochondrial isoform X1, protein MAALSAGRAAAGGLLRVPQGFLRARSLGAWRALSTPAALRDTPRGKSENAKPEGTFQVTMLPGDGVGPELMHAVKEVFKAASVPVVFDEHHLSEVQNMASEEKLDQVVDSMKESKVALIGKIHTPMEYKGELASYDMRLRRKLDLFANVVHVKSLPGYKTRHNNLDLVIIREQTEGEYSSLEHESAKGVIECLKIITRAKSQRIAKFAFDFATKKGRSKVTAVHKANIMKLGDGLFLQCCEEVAELYPKIKFDTMIIDNCCMQLVQNPYQFDVLVMPNLYGNIIDNLAAGLVGGAGVVPGESYSAEYAVFEMGARHPFAQAVGRNIANPTAMLLSAANMLRHLNLEFHSNLIADAVKKVIKVGKVRTRDLGGYCTTSDFVKSVIDNLHPHYGA, encoded by the exons ATGGCGGCGCTcagcgcggggcgggcggcggccggg ggcctcCTGCGCGTCCCCCAGGGCTTCCTGCGTGCCCGCAGCCTCGGCGCCTGGCGGGCCCTGAGCACCCCCGCCGCCCTCCGGGACACCCCGCGGGGCAAG tcAGAAAACGCCAAGCCGGAGGGCACCTTCCAGGTCACCATGCTGCCCGGGGACGGCGTGGGCCCGGAGCTCATGCACGCCGTCAAGGAGGTGTTCAAG gctgccagcgTGCCGGTGGTCTTCGACGAGCACCACCTGAGCGAGGTGCAGAACATGGCGTCGGAGGAGAAGCTGGATCAGGTGGTGGACTccatgaaggaaagcaaagtggCCCTCATAG GCAAGATCCACACCCCCATGGAGTACAAGGGCGAGCTGGCTTCCTACGACATGAGACTCAG GCGCAAATTAGACTTGTTTGCAAATGTCGTCCACGTGAAGAGCTTGCCAGGCTATAAAACACGCCACAACAACCTGGACCTCGTGATCATTCGTGAGCAGACGGAGGGGGAGTACAGCTCGCTGGAGCACGAG AGCGCAAAGGGGGTCATCGAGTGCCTGAAGATCATCACCCGGGCCAAGTCGCAGCGCATTGCCAAGTTCGCCTTTGACTTCGCCACCAAAAAAGGGCGCTCTAAGGTCACGGCCGTGCACAAAGCCAACATCAT GAAATTAGGCGACGGGCTgttcctgcagtgctgtgaggAAGTGGCAGAACTGTACCCCAAGATCAAGTTTGACACCATGATAATTGACAACTGCTGCATGCAG CTGGTGCAGAACCCTTACCAGTTCGATGTCCTGGTCATGCCAAACCTCTACGGGAACATCATCGACAATCTGGCGGCTGGCTTGGTGGGCGGTGCCGGCGTGGTGCCCGGGGAGAGCTACAGCGCCGAGTACGCCGTCTTCGAGATG ggcGCCCGGCACCCCTTTGCCCAGGCCGTGGGCAGGAACATCGCCAATCCCACTGCCATGCTGCTCTCGGCCGCCAACATGCTGCGGCACCTCAA CTTGGAATTTCACTCCAACTTGATTGCGGACGCGGTGAAGAAGGTGATCAAAGTCGGAAAA GTTCGGACACGGGACTTGGGCGGTTACTGCACCACTTCTGACTTCGTCAAGTCTGTGATTGACAACCTGCACCCCCACTATGGGGCCTAG
- the IDH3B gene encoding isocitrate dehydrogenase [NAD] subunit beta, mitochondrial isoform X4 — translation MAALSAGRAAAGSENAKPEGTFQVTMLPGDGVGPELMHAVKEVFKAASVPVVFDEHHLSEVQNMASEEKLDQVVDSMKESKVALIGKIHTPMEYKGELASYDMRLRRKLDLFANVVHVKSLPGYKTRHNNLDLVIIREQTEGEYSSLEHESAKGVIECLKIITRAKSQRIAKFAFDFATKKGRSKVTAVHKANIMKLGDGLFLQCCEEVAELYPKIKFDTMIIDNCCMQLVQNPYQFDVLVMPNLYGNIIDNLAAGLVGGAGVVPGESYSAEYAVFEMGARHPFAQAVGRNIANPTAMLLSAANMLRHLNLEFHSNLIADAVKKVIKVGKVRTRDLGGYCTTSDFVKSVIDNLHPHYGA, via the exons ATGGCGGCGCTcagcgcggggcgggcggcggccggg tcAGAAAACGCCAAGCCGGAGGGCACCTTCCAGGTCACCATGCTGCCCGGGGACGGCGTGGGCCCGGAGCTCATGCACGCCGTCAAGGAGGTGTTCAAG gctgccagcgTGCCGGTGGTCTTCGACGAGCACCACCTGAGCGAGGTGCAGAACATGGCGTCGGAGGAGAAGCTGGATCAGGTGGTGGACTccatgaaggaaagcaaagtggCCCTCATAG GCAAGATCCACACCCCCATGGAGTACAAGGGCGAGCTGGCTTCCTACGACATGAGACTCAG GCGCAAATTAGACTTGTTTGCAAATGTCGTCCACGTGAAGAGCTTGCCAGGCTATAAAACACGCCACAACAACCTGGACCTCGTGATCATTCGTGAGCAGACGGAGGGGGAGTACAGCTCGCTGGAGCACGAG AGCGCAAAGGGGGTCATCGAGTGCCTGAAGATCATCACCCGGGCCAAGTCGCAGCGCATTGCCAAGTTCGCCTTTGACTTCGCCACCAAAAAAGGGCGCTCTAAGGTCACGGCCGTGCACAAAGCCAACATCAT GAAATTAGGCGACGGGCTgttcctgcagtgctgtgaggAAGTGGCAGAACTGTACCCCAAGATCAAGTTTGACACCATGATAATTGACAACTGCTGCATGCAG CTGGTGCAGAACCCTTACCAGTTCGATGTCCTGGTCATGCCAAACCTCTACGGGAACATCATCGACAATCTGGCGGCTGGCTTGGTGGGCGGTGCCGGCGTGGTGCCCGGGGAGAGCTACAGCGCCGAGTACGCCGTCTTCGAGATG ggcGCCCGGCACCCCTTTGCCCAGGCCGTGGGCAGGAACATCGCCAATCCCACTGCCATGCTGCTCTCGGCCGCCAACATGCTGCGGCACCTCAA CTTGGAATTTCACTCCAACTTGATTGCGGACGCGGTGAAGAAGGTGATCAAAGTCGGAAAA GTTCGGACACGGGACTTGGGCGGTTACTGCACCACTTCTGACTTCGTCAAGTCTGTGATTGACAACCTGCACCCCCACTATGGGGCCTAG